One part of the Candida albicans SC5314 chromosome R, complete sequence genome encodes these proteins:
- the DAL81 gene encoding Dal81p (Zn(II)2Cys6 transcription factor; ortholog of S. cerevisiae Dal81, involved in the regulation of nitrogen-degradation genes; required for yeast cell adherence to silicone substrate; Spider biofilm induced) codes for MDNQSPNFMDQNWTPHMLPQTASYLANLDLPNIPTTHSNNHYNNNNNSGLNPSYNTSSIMQTIQNQHNVHDDQENQQQQHHHHQYINSNSPSSSSHQVTPNPTISSSSSSSKSNKQKRPCDQCRKRKIKCVLVPNTNNCVQCEAKQVTCTYTDQAPKRKLAETTTPANNDQLLKRGRIMDTSLLSNGSTIVPPDVAIREVSPIQDYSAMNNSLLKRTLSLQFPRSSFYVGPTSSVFDINLLNSIIKSHEHQMANGNESTTTARNNNSNNKIEQVSLNNLVSLRKVSDTVQFILKEDQSPQSYQTMSNDVDTIEKFISPHGQILVDLYFRIIHPSYPIIHKKVFIEKYSRTHREFSAPLLAAVYVLAIQWWDYDPQLNRFPKPNVEMILKIGLNNYMLEILKRPKLSAVQAGLLLLQCKHIINCKSSNDGSRQQGGGSSNSNHSNSVATGDADYSEWILCSQIVSLAEELGLGLDCNDWKLPKWERGLRKRLAWAVYLEDKWLSLKLARPSHINESNWMVLPLYDQDFPEKHGDGDLKEGSSDIDNGKKIFIHLIELSKILSDILNQFYSMKAMKEITEIDQVLKLAKPLQLRLRDWFRSLPIELQMSSVQPRKLCSNGFLQLAYFATELTLHRKITTIIFNQTKAGNPPSPELVGVCRSAAKTRLMASIEFVRDLKQEHIHSFWHCSATSNFTLIGTFAAILLMSSSTKEETDFYRDQILNYRWILKISSKGFDQAAEALADLDLVLTNIPGLIYDNINVPSLLPNVSDSLSSIQHFQMSHSPAGASPPQNSTSTITTTTTATATTQQRIRAPIRESPLSSPQNMYTPPLNNNNNNNSNVGNSNKGSPMSNAQGLSPKNKNMSGTTSKSPVKSPELTK; via the coding sequence atggATAATCAATCACCAAATTTTATGGATCAAAATTGGACCCCACATATGTTACCACAAACAGCTTCTTATTTGGCCAATTTGGATTTACCAAATATCCCCACTACCCATAGTAATAACcactacaacaacaacaacaattcaGGTTTAAACCCTTCTTATAAtacatcatcaattatgCAAActattcaaaatcaacataATGTACATGACGATCaagaaaatcaacaacaacaacatcatcatcatcaatatataAATCTGAATTCtccttcatcatcatctcaTCAAGTCACTCCCAACCCtacaatttcttcttcgtcttcgtcttcaaaatcaaataaacaaaaacgtCCGTGTGATCAATGTCGGAAACGGAAAATTAAATGTGTCTTAGTACCCAATACTAATAATTGTGTCCAATGTGAAGCTAAACAAGTAACATGTACATATACTGATCAAGCACCGAAAAGGAAACTTGCTGAAACAACTACTCCTGCCAATaatgatcaattattgaaacgAGGAAGAATAATGGATACCagtttattatcaaatggATCAACTATTGTTCCACCTGATGTTGCTATTCGTGAGGTATCTCCTATACAAGATTATTCAGCCATgaataattcattattgaaaagaacTTTATCATTGCAATTTCCTCGATCAAGTTTTTATGTTGGGCCCACATCTTCAGTATTTgatatcaatttattaaattcaataatcaaatcCCATGAGCATCAAATGGCAAATGGAAATGAGAGCACGACCACCGcaagaaacaacaatagtaacaacaaaattgaGCAAGTTAGTCTAAATAATTTAGTTTCATTAAGAAAAGTTAGTGATACggttcaatttattttaaaagaaGATCAATCACCTCAATCTTATCAAACAATGTCGAATGATGTTgatacaattgaaaaatttatatcaCCCCATGGTCAAATATtagttgatttatattttcgAATTATTCATCCTTCATATCCTATAATTCATAAAAAAgttttcattgaaaaatattctcGTACTCATCGAGAATTTAGTGCTCCTTTATTGGCAGCAGTTTATGTATTAGCTATACAATGGTGGGATTATGATCCTCAATTAAATCGTTTCCCAAAACCAAATGTCGAAATGATACTTAAAATTGGgttaaataattatatgTTGGAAATATTAAAACGACCAAAATTAAGTGCTGTTCAAGCaggattattattgttacaATGTAAacatattattaattgtaaATCATCCAATGACGGGCTGCGACAACAAGGTGGAGGTAGTAGTAATTCTAATCATAGCAATAGTGTTGCCACTGGAGATGCGGATTATTCTGAATGGATTTTATGTTCACAAATAGTATCATTAGCAGAAGAATTAGGACTTGGATTAGATTGTAATGATTGGAAATTACCTAAATGGGAACGAGGATTACGGAAACGATTAGCATGGGCAGTATATTTAGAAGATAAATGGTTATCACTTAAATTGGCTCGGCCTTCACAtataaatgaatcaaattggaTGGTGTTACCTTTATATGATCAAGATTTCCCCGAGAAACATGGTGATGGAGATTTAAAAGAAGGTTCATCCGATATTGATAAtgggaaaaaaattttcattcatttaattgaattatcaaaaattttatcggatattttaaatcaattttattctATGAAAGCTATGAAAGAAATCACGGAAATTGATCAAGTATTAAAATTAGCTAAACCTTTACAATTAAGATTACGGGATTGGTTTAGATCTTTACCTATTGAATTACAAATGAGTTCTGTACAACCTAGAAAATTATGTTCTAATggatttcttcaattggcATATTTTGCCACTGAATTGACATTACATAGGAAAATCACCACcataattttcaatcaaacTAAAGCTGGCAATCCACCATCACCAGAATTAGTTGGTGTTTGTCGTAGTGCTGCCAAAACAAGATTAATGgcatcaattgaatttgttcgagatttgaaacaagaacatattcattcattttgGCATTGTTCAGCAACTTCAAATTTTACATTAATTGGTACATTTGCggcaattttattaatgtCTTCATCCACAAAGGAAGAAACTGATTTTTATCGtgatcaaattttaaattatcgttggattttaaaaatttcttcaaaaggTTTTGATCAAGCTGCTGAAGCATTAGCAGATTTAGATTTAGTTTTGACAAATATCCCGGGATTAATTTATGATAATATTAACGTTCCTTCACTTCTTCCTAATGTTCTGGATAGTTTATCCCTGATacaacattttcaaatgtcACATTCACCGGCAGGAGCTAGTCCACCACAAAATTCTACATCAACAatcactactactactactgctactGCTACTACTCAACAAAGAATAAGAGCGCCAATTAGAGAATCACCATTAAGTTCTCCTCAAAATATGTATACACCAccattgaataataataataataataattctaatGTGGGGAATTCTAATAAAGGATCACCAATGTCTAATGCTCAAGGATTATCACCAAAGAATAAGAATATGAGTGGTACAACTTCTAAAAGTCCAGTAAAATCACCCGAACTAACCAAATGA
- the ARC19 gene encoding Arc19p (Putative ARP2/3 complex subunit; Hap43-induced gene; mutation confers hypersensitivity to cytochalasin D; rat catheter biofilm repressed) produces MSQSLKPYLTAVRASLTAAICLEDFSSQLIERHNRPEIEVDSKSCHNPELILNPMIIARNENEKILIESSINSIRISIKIKQADEIENILVHKFTRFLTSRAENFFILRRTPIKGYDISFLITNFHTEQMVKDKLVDFIIEFMEDVDKEISEMKLFLNARARIVAESFLIPFD; encoded by the exons ATG TCACAATCATTAAAACCTTATCTTACGGCCGTTCGAGCATCACTTACCGCTGCTATATGTTTAGaagatttttcttctcaattaattgaaagaCATAATCGACCAGAAATAGAGGTTGATTCCAAATCATGCCATAATCCCgaattaattttaaatccCATGATTATTGCTcgtaatgaaaatgaaaaaattttaattgaatcaagtataaattcaattcgAATTCTgattaaaattaaacaagctgatgaaattgaaaatattttagTTCATAAATTTACTAGATTTTTAACTAGTAGAGcagaaaatttttttatattaaGAAGAACTCCGATAAAGGGATATGAtatatcatttttaattacAAATTTTCATACTGAACAAATGGTTAAAGATAAATTagttgattttattattgaatttatggAAGATgttgataaagaaattagtgaaatgaaattatttttgaatgCAAGAGCTAGAATTGTTGCTGAATCATTTTTGATTCCCTTTGATTAA
- a CDS encoding uncharacterized protein (Ortholog(s) have RNA binding activity, role in mRNA splicing, via spliceosome and U1 snRNP, U2-type prespliceosome localization), with protein sequence MSSDWEELRTETGEVYYYNYKTNETSWTFPETEETLPVSEKQETITTSTTTGKWEEYTTDDGKKYYYNAITGETTWEKPNEIIEEELSNEKLAEKTELSELDKTLKSKPVELTGPTSKTDNEAKQSFLKLLSDNKVNSTWSFQAVMENLVDKPEYWSVKDPVTRKQLYEEYLVSKFQSELSNKSLLLENFKRNFNEELRKLEAKNLVTYNTRWITIKKLWIDQDNPIFKHSMMSDSELAAIFYEYTDKLREQHEKLLQTKKNQALIELSTYLRQVNSSLVEKSQTWESLYENLINDSRFQSNKNFQNLTKLNILQLYENEIFPRRIDDIKSQITVISKINYRNDRKARESYKKLLGELEIDADTEFKDIIDKIENNDAFIEICGRNGSSALELFWDIVDEKKQILKVKKNLVDSVISTMKNGNTYDEKMWESLETFSNALKSTRDERLANLDLTLGDGGKGKEITMIYTSLKEEFELKKQQEREKYLKKMDEDIAKLARWIYDNDRNLGENFLRMEGTRFVISNRVNYEDEYEKLSKFDQFKPLKQYEIELSTTKITKKIIEEFVSEYNKHASRKRQSSITSETNKTGDKRLKTGVATVLNY encoded by the coding sequence ATGTCATCAGATTGGGAAGAACTACGAACTGAAACAGGAGaggtttattattataattataaaacCAATGAGACCAGTTGGACTTTTCCTGAGACAGAAGAAACTTTACCTGTTTCTGAAAAACAGGAAACCATCACCACATCAACTACTACGGGTAAATGGGAAGAATATACTACAGATGATGGGAAaaagtattattataatgCAATTACTGGAGAAACAACATGGGAAAAACCAAATGAGAtaatagaagaagaattatcaaatgaaaaactAGCAGAAAAAACTGAACTTAGTGAATTGgataaaactttaaaatcaaaacctGTAGAATTGACAGGTCCAACTTCTAAAACCGACAATGAAGCCAAACaatcatttttgaaattattatcagACAACAAGGTAAATTCTACTTGGTCTTTCCAAGCAGTAATGGAAAATCTTGTGGATAAGCCCGAGTATTGGTCTGTTAAAGACCCAGTGACAAGAAAACAACTTTATGAAGAATATTTGGTATCGAAATTCCAAAGTGAATTAtccaataaatcattattattagaaaatttcaaacgcaatttcaatgaagaattaaGGAAATTGGAAGCTAAGAATTTAGTGACTTATAATACTCGATGGATCACTATTAAGAAATTATGGATTGATCAAGATAATCCAATTTTCAAACATTCAATGATGCTGGATTCTGAATTGGCAGCAATATTTTATGAATATACTGATAAATTAAGAGAACAACATGAAAAACTTTTAcaaaccaagaaaaatcaagcattgattgaattatcaacatATTTACGACAagttaattcatcattagtGGAAAAATCTCAAACTTGGGAATCACTTTatgaaaatttaattaatgattcaCGATTTCAaagtaataaaaatttccaaaatttaactaaattgaatattctACAATTATATGAAAATGAGATTTTCCCACGGagaattgatgatattaaaTCACAAATAACCGTGATATcgaaaataaattatcgTAATGATCGTAAGGCACGTGAGAGTTATAAGAAATTGTTAGGTGAATTAGAAATTGATGCTGATACTGAATTTAAAGACATTATAGATAAGATTGAGAATAATGATGCTTTTATTGAGATTTGTGGAAGAAATGGATCTAGTGCATTAGAATTATTTTGGGATATCGTTGATGagaagaaacaaatattaaaagttaaaaagaatttagTTGATTCGGTGATTTCCACTATGAAGAATGGAAACACTTATGATGAAAAAATGTGGGAATCCTTGGAAACATTTTCTAATGCCTTGAAATCAACAAGAGATGAAAGATTAGCAAATCTTGATCTAACATTAGGAGATGGTGgtaaaggaaaagaaataacCATGATTTATACACTGTTGAAggaagaatttgaattgaaaaaacaacaagaacgAGAAAAATACCTTAAAAAAATGGATGAAGATATAGCGAAATTAGCTCGATGGATTTATGATAATGATAGAAATTTAGGAGAAAATTTCTTACGTATGGAAGGGACAAGATTTGTTATTTCTAATAGAGTAAATTATGAAgatgaatatgaaaaattactgaaatttgatcaatttaaaCCGTTAAAACAATATGAAATagaattatcaacaactaAAATTACgaaaaaaatcattgaagaatttgtttCTGAATACAATAAACATGCTTCAAGGAAAAGACAATCAAGTATTACTTCAGAAACTAATAAAACTGGTGACAAGAGATTGAAAACTGGTGTAGCCACtgtattaaattattaa
- the LAG1 gene encoding sphingosine N-acyltransferase (Putative ceramide synthase component; Hap43p-repressed gene; amphotericin B repressed), whose product MSSSSSSLGVPHENPIRHRSSSVGRIDVGDTSASLSTMPTTRSSRRRSIARLKELQDNSTTDSAIVHKLYVGFRELTYRHTWIIPLIVLLMAFGTYYLSSPSGKVHQVLEDMIIPSYHIPGTDQYGKGGNDFKFVGFYAIFFTFLREFMMCCVLRPISVWFGIKKEAKQKRFLEQTYAMFYYGITGPFGLWIMRRLPLWYFNTTQFYINYPHKTHDIYFKIYYLGQAAFWVQQSVVLILQLEKPRKDFKELVLHHIITIALIWCSYRFHFTWMGLAVYITMDISDFFLALSKTLNYLESPITGPFFVIFIGVWIYLRHYINLQILWSVLTEFRTVGDFELNWITQQYKCWISQPITFFLIFALQLVNFYWLVLIFRILYRYVFTGVSKDERSDDEDEDEDSEDSADEKKKEQ is encoded by the coding sequence AtgtcatcgtcatcatcttcaCTTGGTGTTCCACACGAAAACCCAATTCGTCATCGTTCTTCATCTGTTGGTAGAATAGACGTTGGTGACACATCTGCATCTTTATCAACCATGCCAACCACGAGGTCTCTGAGAAGAAGATCTATTGCCAGAttgaaagaattacaaGACAATTCAACTACAGATTCAGCAATTGTTCATAAATTATATGTTGGGTTTAGAGAATTAACTTATAGACACACTTGGATTATTCCTTTGATTGTTTTACTCATGGCTTTTGGTACATATTATCTTTCATCACCTTCAGGAAAAGTTCATCAAGTATTAGAAGATATGATTATTCCATCTTATCATATCCCTGGTACTGATCAATATGGTAAAGGAGGTAAcgatttcaaatttgttggattttatgctatttttttcacttttttgAGAGAATTCATGATGTGTTGTGTTTTACGTCCAATTAGTGTTTGGTTTGGTATTAAAAAAGAAGCCAAACAGAAGAGATTTTTAGAACAAACTTATGCCATGTTTTATTATGGTATTACTGGTCCATTTGGTTTATGGATTATGAGAAGATTACCATTATGGTATTTTAATACCACTCaattttatataaattatcCACACAAGACTCAtgatatttatttcaaaatttattatcttgGTCAAGCAGCATTTTGGGTCCAACAATCAgtagttttaattttacAATTGGAAAAACCAAGAAAAGATTTCAAAGAATTAGTCTTGCATCATATTATCACTATAGCGTTGATTTGGTGTTCTTATAGATTCCATTTCACTTGGATGGGATTGGCTGTTTATATTACTATGGATATAtctgatttctttttggcaTTATCGAAAACtttgaattatttggaATCTCCCATTACCGGTCCATTTTTCGTTATATTTATTGGCGTTTGGATTTATTTGAGACATTATATCAATTTACAAATATTATGGTCGGTTTTAACTGAATTCAGAACCGTTGGTGATTTCGAATTGAATTGGATCACTCAACAATATAAATGTTGGATCTCACAGCCAATcacttttttcttgatttttgCCTTACAATTAGTCAACTTTTATTGGTTAGTATTGATTTTCAGAATTTTATACAGATATGTTTTCACTGGGGTTAGTAAAGATGAAAGaagtgatgatgaagatgaagatgaagatagTGAAGATTCTGCtgatgaaaagaaaaaggaacaATAG
- a CDS encoding uncharacterized protein (Ortholog of C. dubliniensis CD36 : Cd36_26070, C. parapsilosis CDC317 : CPAR2_803220, Candida tenuis NRRL Y-1498 : CANTEDRAFT_131795 and Debaryomyces hansenii CBS767 : DEHA2E12694g) has product MSTSTQLQTLSKDELIEKVLELEAVLNEFQDSSKELERALEDELLELENTKTQLSEQLDLKKQELAQANTKVINLTSELNNLHESTNTKLYEKDEIIHNLTSQLVKTEIMNDSMENEDRIKTNKYEDQQKFNNHLLEKLALLESDYERERKLNIEKQLYITNYQNQIKDLNRKIETLESQKIENDIQQQQQADVSMISFKEMLKSTPPPNKIRDAENQKQSNIKKSDSLRKLKNLTMDIEAFLGNFSLSSSSNKSPPSPKPSSKILKSPSTTQLDTSITTDRSHNNNNDGTITKDKRLSYSKRFVDLPSIRGSPTPSKRSNIEKSKSMKHLRM; this is encoded by the coding sequence ATGTCAACTTCAACTCAATTACAAACTCTTTCAAAAGATGAACTAATAGAAAAAGTATTAGAATTGGAAGCAGTACTAAATGAATTTCAAGATTCTTCAAAAGAACTAGAACGAGCATTAGAAGATGAATTACTCGAATTAGAGAATACCAAAACTCAACTTTCTGAACAATTAGATCTTAAAAAACAGGAATTAGCACAAGCAAATACCAAAGTCATTAATCTCACTTCggaattaaataatttacaCGAATCAACCAATACTAAATTATACGAAAAAGATGAGATCATTCATAATCTAACGTCCCAATTAGTTAAAACAGAAATCATGAATGATTCAATGGAAAATGAAGATAGAATAAAAACTAATAAATATGAAGATCAACagaaattcaataatcaTCTTTTAGAAAAGTTAGCTTTATTAGAAAGTGATTATGAACGTGAAAGGAAActtaatattgaaaaacaattatatataaccaattatcaaaatcaaattaaagatCTTAATAGGAAAATTGAAACTCTAGAAagtcaaaaaattgaaaatgatattcaacaacaacaacaagctGATGTCCTGATGATTAGTTTTAAAGAAATGCTTAAatcaacaccaccaccaaataaaataagAGATGCtgaaaaccaaaaacaatccaatataaaaaaatccGATTCATTAAGAAAACTTAAAAATTTGACAATGGATATTGAAGCCTTTTTAGGTAATTTCtctttatcttcttcttcaaataaatcTCCACCAAGTCCTAAACCTTCATcgaaaatattgaaatctCCATCAACTACTCAATTAGATACTTCAATTACTACTGATAGATctcacaacaacaataacgaTGGAACAATTACAAAGGATAAAAGACTATCGTATAGTAAAAGATTTGTGGACTTACCTTCTATTAGAGGTTCTCCTACCCCATCTAAAAGAAGTAATATtgagaaatcaaaatctaTGAAACATTTAAGAATGTAA